Within the Scytonema millei VB511283 genome, the region ACTTTGAAGTTGTCTGGAATCGGTTTGAGAGAACTTTGCTCAGACAGATTTTGCAGCCAATTATGTCTGACTACGATTGCATTATTTTTGATTGCGCTCCTGGCTACAATCTCATGACTCGTAGCGCCCTTGCTGCCAGCGATTTCTATATTTTACCAGCTAAGCCAGAACCTCTATCAATTGTAGGAATTCAGTTATTAGAAAGACGCATTGCCGAATTAAAAAAAAGCCATGAAGCCGAGGCTGTCATGGGAATTCAACTCATTGGTATTGTGTTTACAATGGCTGGCAATCTATTTACAGGTAGATACCAAAGACAAGTCGTACAGCGAATTAATCAAGATTTTACCCCTGATAAAATCTTTAATACTCAAATTCCAATGGATGTCAATGTTGCTAAAGCAGTTGATAGTTTCATGCCCGTAGTTTTGAGCAATCCTCACTCTGCTGGAGCCAAAGCTTTTAGTCAGCTAACTCAGGAGTTCGTTCAGAAGTTAAACGTAGCTCAAGAGCGAAAAACTCAGCCGATGAATCCTAGTTTTGCTACTGTTTAAAATAGTCAGGTGCGTTATTAACGCACCCTCCGACTATCCTTTAGAAATTTTCCCTTCAAGAATAACTCTATTTGCGATCGCAATTAATGTTTCTGCAACCTCATCGCGACTCATTAAGTTAACCAAACCAATAATTGAACCAGATAAACAACTATTATCAATAACCACATTTAAGCCTGAGTGTTCGCCAATCAACCGTTGTACTAACTCAGCTTTATCTTCTAGTGGCAAACTCTCTGCAAGAGGCAGAACTTCATCTAATGTACGTTTAATGTTACCGTTTGAAGCCACAACGCACCTTTTGTTTTCTAAGTGAAAATTGAATATGAGATCATCCTAGAATGAGGTTGATTTTTATTTAACCGCAAATTCACTGGTTTATTCTGCACTTGTGCAGCTGTCTCCGCATTCTTACTTAGACATGACTAGGTATTTATTGGTATATTCTCAGGTGATGGGATGCGATCGCCTATTTTAAAAGGTATATCGGTAAGGTTACTGAATTGCTGAGATGAAACACGTAACCTGTAGTAGGGGCGCACAGCTGTGCGCCTCTACAAGTATCATGCTGTATAGAATATTTACGTTCTCATCCCCAATGTCAAACGATCCTTATGCTTGGATAGAACAATCTCTAGCAACCATCCACAAAGCCAATTGGTATCGCGTCGTACAGACAATTGACAGCCGCCCTGGTGCTACAATCCAGATGGAAGGGCGATCGCTACTCAATTTTGCTAGTAACGACTACTTAGGGTTAGCAGGGGACGAACGCCTAATTCAAGCCGCTATAACGGCTACGCAGATATACGGTGCGGGAAGTACGGGTTCTCGTTTACTTAGCGGACATCGAGAATTGCATCGAGAATTGGAACGAGCGATCGCAATCTTAAAACAAACTGACGATGCTTTGGTTTTCAGTTCTGGATATTTGGCAAATTTAGGCACAATTGCGGCTTTAGTTGACAAACGAGATCTAATTCTTTCAGACCAATACAATCATTCTTGCTTAAAAAATGGAGCGCTTCTCAGTGGTGCAACAATTATTGAGTATCCCCACGGCGATATTTTGTTTTTAAAAACCCAATTAGAACAACGCGATCGCTACCGTCGTTGTTTAATTATGACTGATAGCGTCTTTAGTATGGATGGGGATTTATGTCCTTTACCAGAACTAATAGATCTAGCAGCGCAATTTAACTGTATGCTATTAATTGATGAGGCTCACGCTACTGGAGTTTTTGGTGAGACTGGGGCTGGTTGTGTCGAACATTTTAATCTTACTGGTAGCCCGTTAATTCAAGTCGGAACTTTGAGTAAAGCTTTAGGAAGTTTAGGCGGTTATGTCGCAGGTTCAGCCGCTTTAATTGACTTTTTACGCAACCGTGCGGCTAGTTGGATTTATACTACAGCTCTTTCTCCTGCTGATACTGCGGCTGCGATCGCGGCAATTTCTATTGTACGGGAAGAACCAGACCGCAGACAGAAACTCTGGCAAAATATTAATTATTTAAAACAGTTACTTACTCAAGAATTACCCCAATTAAAATTATTACCTTCTGAGTCGCCAATTCTGTGTTTGCAATTAGCAGATGCAGCGACGGCTTTAAAATTTGGTTCGGATTTGAAAGAGTTGGGAATTTTTGCCCCAGCAATTCGTCCCCCCACCGTACCGACAAGTAGGATTAGATTTTCCATAATGGCGACTCATGAGTTAAGTCAGATTGAGCAATTAGTAGAAATTTTGTGTCAGCTTAATTCTCAGGTGCATTTCAAGATATAGTTTTGTGTCGCGCATCAGCCGTAGGCGAAGCGTTCACGAAGTGTAGCGCAGCGTTAGCGTTAGACGCAGAGGCGCCAAGAAGAAGACTTTAACTTATAGATCCTTCGCCATAAAAATACTGTTTGGATCTTCTTTATATGTGGCAAAAGGCGCACAGTTCTTAAAGCCGTATTTCTCATATAAATTGCGTGCTGGCTGAAAAAAAGGCATTGAACCAGTTTCTAAACTTATACGCCGATAACCTCGTAGCTTTGCTTCGTTCAAGATATGCTGAAGTAGCATTGATGCAATACCTTTCCCTCTATATGCAGTAGCCGTACGCATCGACTTAATTTCAGCATGGCTTGCGTCTAATTCTTTCATCGCACCACAGCCGATTAACCTACTATCATCCCACACCGTCCAAAATGTAATTTCTGGTTTTCTTAACCCTGCTAAATCTAAAGCATGTTTACTTTCAGGAGGCGAAACGGACTTCATTTCTCTGATATGATCTTTCAAAAACTCAGCAATTTCAGAGCCAGAAAGATCGTCAATCTTTATTTCCATTTATATTTCCATTTGTCTCCTTTTCTGCTGCTGTCGCGTTCGATAAGCGTATGATGGACTATTACGAATATCTGCTTCTGCACTTGCGATCGCGCGATCGAGTAACTCATTCAACTCGTCAAACTGACGACAAACTTCCTTCAACTTCTCAACAGATCGCCTTCTAGTTTCTGGATCGGGTATTCTAGGTTGGTTACTCATAGCAAATTCCAGTTCCTTTTGACATCCATAATACTTGCTGCTGCTGAATCAACATAGGCTTGTGTCTGCTCTATCGATTGCTCCAGTAAATTTAGCGTAGCAGAACTAGCTACTGGTTGAGCCTCTGCTACTCTCAACAAAAGAGTGTAGAGTCGAGTGTAAGCAGATGTCGATCTCTCCCTAATACTTTGGAGTTCTTCTAGTTCTGGTCTTGTTTCCCACTTCTCCAAACCGCTCAAAGATGGCTGCATCTGTAGCTGTAGCTTCATTGATGCGTTCTAGCAGTCGTCGTTGCAAGCTAAAGATAGTTGAAAATGTTTCATCAGGTAACTTTGCCATTTCGTTCGCCGTTGCATTTTTGAATCATATGGCATATTACCTTTAAGAGAGACTGCATAAACTGACTGACTCGATGGTAAACATTCCCCAACTACTAGCTCAAGAACTGACTCTCAAACCCTTCCAGGTGCAAAGCGCACTCGAACTGATGGCAGAGGGTGCAACAATTCCATTTATCGCTCGTTACCGCAAAGAACGCACGGGGGAGATGAACGAAACCCAATTGCGGGAACTAGCTGACAGACACGCATATCTCACAGAACTAGAAGAAAGAAAAGCAGCAATTTTAAGCGCGATCGCCTCTCAAGGTAAACTGACAGAGGAACTACGGGCAAAAATAACCGCCTGTTTGCAGAAAACTGAATTAGAAGATTTATACCTCCCCTATCGCCCCAAACGCCGCACCCGCGCTACGGCGGCGCGAGAAAAGGGATTGGAACCACTTGCCGATTGGATTAAATCTCTCAATGTCAAAAACGCCCCCATCGTACCTTTAGAAACAGAAGCAGCGAAATATATTTCTGAGGAAACAGGAGTTAAGTCAAACGAGGAAGCGCTTAAAGGTGCGGCTGATATCTTAGCGGAAGAAATTGCCGAAAAAGCAGAGTTACGCGCCTATATTCGCGAATATCTCCTCAACGAAGGGTTATTTGTCTCGCGAGTCAAGGACGATTACCCCGAAGGTACGACAAAATTTGAAATGTACCGCAACTATCAAATTCGAGTTGAAGATATCGCACCGCACAATCTACTCGCGCTATATCGCGGTGAAGCCGAAGGAATATTGAATTTCGATCTCAGTTTTGATGAAGGGGTGGTACTGTCCTATCTAGAATCGCAGGAAATTCGCACGAAGAACCCCAGTTTGAGGAAATTTTACCACGATTTACTCAAAGATGGATGGACGCGATTAATGAAAGAGTCATTAATTAGTGCCGTCCGTGCTGAGAAGAAAAGCTTTGCCGATGTTGAATCAATTAAAACTTTTGAAGCAAATTTACGCGATTTATTGTTATCCAGTCCCGCCGGAATGCGCCCGACACTAGCGATCGATCCTGGGTTTCGGACGGGGTGCAAGGTAGCCGTGCTATCGCAAACAGGGCAGTTTTTGGCATATCAAGCAATTTTTCCCCACCAATCAGCAGCAGCGCGATCGCAAGCAGCACAAACTGTGAAGCAATTGTTGGAAAAACATCAAATTGAGTTAATTGCGATCGGTAACGGTACGGCAGGACGAGAAACGGATGAATTTATTTCAGAAGTTTTGCAAACGGTAGAACGCAAACCAATTAAAGTGATGGTGAACGAATCGGGTGCATCGATTTATTCCGCCAGTCAAGTCGCGATCGCGGAATTTCCCGATCTCGATGTTACCGTGCGCGGGGCGATTAGTATTGGACGACGCTTGCAAGATCCGCTAGCAGAATTAGTCAAAATCGATCCCAAATCAATTGGTGTGGGACAATATCAACATGACGTAGACCAAAAGCTTTTGAAGCAAAAGCTAGAGGAAATTGTAGAAAGTTGCGTCAACTACGTTGGTGTAGATCTCAATACTGCTTCGCAAGAATTGTTAGGCTACGTCTCTGGAATTACACCAACAATTGCCAACAATATTGTCGCCTATCGGGATACCAACGGTGTATTTAAAAACCGCCGCCAATTACTGAAAGTAGCAAAATTAGGACCGAAAGCTTTCGAGCAAGCTGCCGGATTTCTGCGAATTCGAGGTGGAGAAAACCCTTTAGATAATACCGCAGTGCATCCTGAGAGTTATAAAATTGTAGAGGCGATCGCTAAAGATTTAAACGTATCTCTAACTCAGATTTCTCAAGTTGCATCTAAGCTCAAAGGAACGAATCTGAAAAAATACGTTACCGAAACTGTAGGCGAACCAACATTAAGAGACATGATCGGCGAATTAGAAAAGCCAGGGAGAGATCCCAGAGCTGAATTTAAATATGCTACATTTCGAGAGGATATTAAAGAAATTTCCGATCTCAAATCGGGAATGGAATTAGAAGGAATTGTGACTAACGTAGCCAACTTTGGCGCATTTGTAGATATTGGCGTACACCAAGATGGTTTAGTTCATATTTCTCAACTAGCCGATCGCTTTGTGGACGATCCGAAAAAGATTGTTAAGGTTGGGCAAATTGTGAAAGTGCGCGTATTAGAAATTGACGTGCAAAGAAAACGAATTGGGTTGTCAATGAAGTTAAATAAATAAAACGTAGGGCAAGTTTACCAAGACACTGCGATTAGCCTAAAGATTGTTGGTAAACCATCCCTACGATGACACGTTCAAACCAATAAAATTAAATTTAAATTATCCGTCCGCATTAATTTGACTAATGATTTCCCTCAATGTTTCATCCACTGCTTCATGCGCGACCTGACAAGTTCCAGCGTTAGCATGACCACCACCACCATACTTTAACATCAACTCGCCAATATTAACTTGAGAACTGCGATCGAAAATCGATTTGCCAACTGCGAAAACTGTATTTTGTTGCTTCAAACCCCACATCACATGAATTGAGACAGTACACTCAGGATACAAAGCGTAAATCATAAACCGATTTCCCGCGTAAATTATCTCTTCTTGCCTTAGATCTAATACAACTGTCTTATCGCGAACGATCGCACACTTTTTAATTTGTGCTTTAAACTTAGCCTCGTGTTCGCGATAAATATCGACCCTTTCTTTCACGTCAGGAAGATTTAAAATCTCGTCAATCGTGCTACTTTTGCAAGCATCGATCGAATTCATCATCAGCTCGTAATTAGAAATTCTAAAATCTCTAAACCTGCCTAACCCCGTTCTCGCATCCATCAAAAAATTCAGCAGGACCCAGCCTTGAGGTTGTAAAACTTCCTCTAGGGTAAACTGAGCCGAGTCCGCTCGGTCAACTGCTGTCATCATCTCTTGGGAAATATGAGGAAATTTTTCCGCTCCACCAAAATAATCGTAAACAACTCTGGCAGCAGATGGAGCGTTAGGATCGATGATATGAGTAGAGGAGCGATCGCGATTTCTCAGCGTTTCGCTAAAATGATGGTCGAAGGCTAAATATGCACCTTCAACATAAGGTAAATTTGTAGTAATATCATGATTAGTAATTTCAATTTTGCCATCTTGCATATCTTTCGGATGGACGAACTTAATCTCATCGATTAAATTCAAACTTTTTAGTAAAACAGCACATACGAGACCGTCAAAATCGCTTCTCGTAACTAACCGATACTGTTGGGTTTTTAGTAACATAGTAATCTTGACCTCTTGAGTAAGCGTTCAAATCGATTTGCATAGACAGTACACCTCTTGGTTTCTAGCTATGCTCGATCTAGTTTTCCCAGGAATTTGCTTAAATAAACAAATAAGAAGGGAATCGGGAGTCGGGAGTCGGGGGAAGAATTCAAAACTCACGCATTCAAAATTCAAAATTATCTAGCCACCAGTCACTAGTCACTAGCCACTCTTTACTGATAACTGACGAGAGAAAATTCTTGAACACACTCTACTTACTAGAGCAAATTTCAGCCGCAGAACGCCTACAGATAGGAGAAAAGGCATTCCATCTCGGTCGGATTGCGATAAACGGTTATCCAGTAGTACCTAGTTGTGTCGTTCCCGCTCAAACTCTATGGAAATTTCTCACGCAGTTAAATTCGTCCGATCCATTAATTGCCGATCTGCCAGAATCTTCATTGAGAATAAATGTTGATGATAGTCATCAACTCCAGAAAGTTGCCCAACGCCTACAGCAAGAAATTCTTGCCGCACCCTTACCAGAAGAGTACTGGCGATCGCTGCTAGAAGCGACGCAATCGTGGCAAGCATCGGCATTAATTTTTCGCCCTTCTTTAATCCTGAAAACTGCGGCAATCCAAAATCTCAATTTCTCTGGACTGCTAGAAGCTCAAATATGTTGTCCAGAACCGGAAGCGATCGCCCTAGCTTTGAAGCAAACCTGGAGCCAGTTATTTCGCGCCAGAAGTCTTTTATATTGGCAGCGCCACGGGATTGAATGGCGAGACATTCATCTCGCAGTCTTGGTACAACCCCTACAAAATGCGATCGCCTCGGGAATTTTAACGTGTAACCCTTCTGAGATTGAGATTAGCGCCACTTGGGGTTTAGGTATAGCGATCGCCCGTGGGGAAGTTTCACCCGATCTCCACTTCGTTTCCACCGCAACGAATCAAGTGCGATCGCGGCAGTTGGGTAATAAAATCTTGGCTTATGGAGTCGGCAATATTCCCTTCATTCCAGATTTAACTCTTTGTACGACTTCTCTTTTACCCTCATCTGTCACTCCTTGCTTGCAAACATACTTGTTGAGCGAAGCACAACAGCAGCAGTATTCTCTCAGCGATGAGTTTCTCCAACAACTGATTCAACTCACGCAACAACTAAAAACAGATTTGGGCGCAACATTCTATTTAGAGTGGACGTTGGCTCAAACAGCAATCGACGCAGAACCGCAACTCTACTTGACCCACGCGAATACCTATAGAGTTCGGGGAATAGAAGCCAGCAGCCAGCAGCTAAAAGAGAATTCCGAATTGCGATCGCGCAGTATAGCGTCACTATCTATTCCCAACCCCGAATTCATGCCAGGAATTGCAGCAGCAAGGGGAGAGGTCATTGCTCCAGCATACGCGATCGCAAAAAGCGAACCGCGACCTGTAACTATACCAGCAGGATCGATTTTAGTCGCTCCAGCGATCGCCCCAGACTGGCTACCCCTATTGCAACAAGCAGCGGGAATTGTTACCGAGCAAGGAGGATTGACTTCTCACAGCGCTATCCTTGCTAGAGAATTAGGTATTCCGGCTGTTGTGAGTGTTGCGCGCGCCACAGCATTAATCCAAACAGGAGAATTATTGGAATTGAATGGCGATCGCGGTGAAGTGTGGAGAAGAGGAGACAAGGGGGACAAGGGGGACAAGGGAGAAGTCAAAAGTCAAAATTCAAAATTCAAAATTTCCCGACTCCCGACTCCCGACTCCCAACTCCCGACTATAGCCACTCAACTCATGCTCAACTTGAGTCAGCCGAGCGTAATTGCGCAGGTCAAGGATTTACCCGCTGATGGCGTGGGGTTGTTGCGATCGGAACTAATGATGCTGAACGTGTTAGAGGGACAGCACCCGAGAGTGTGGCTGCAACAGGGACGACAGGCTGAATTATTAGATTTATGGCACTCACAAATTCGTCAATTTGTCAATGCTTTTGCTCCCAGACCCGTATTCTATCGCTCTTTAGATTGGCGATCGCCAGAATTTCAATCTTTGAACCTGGATGGGCTAGATGCTTCTGCTGGTAACAGCCGTAATTCCATCCTGGGACAGCGCGGTACGTTGAGTTACCTTAAAGATCCGCAAGTTTTTGACTTAGAACTAGCTGCTTTAGCCGCCGTGCAGCAGTCTGGTCAAACAAATCTTCACCTCATGTTACCGTTTGTCCGCAGTGTCGAAGAGTTTAGTTTCTGCCGTCAGCGCGTCGAGCAAGCAGGACTAACTCATGTTCCTCAATTTCAATTATGGATCGTGGCAGAAGTGCCTTCAGTGCTATTTCTGCTACCTCAATACGTTAAAGCAGGAGTTCAAGGAGTCTCCATTGGTACGAACGACTTGACTCAGTTGTTGCTGGGAGTAGACCGCGATCGCGGTGAGTTAGCCGCTAATTTAAACGAACGCCACCCAGCAGTCCTGCAAGCGATCGCCCAAATTATCCAAATGGCGCAGCAAGCCAATATTCCTTGCTCGATCTGCGGTCAGGCTCCCGTCCTTTATCCAGAAATTATCGACTCTTTGATCCAATCGGGCATTACCTCTATTTCCGTCGAACCGAATGCCGTCGAACAGACTTATAGAGCGATCGCCCGTGCCGAGCAAAGATTGCTCCTGGCTGCTGCGCGGAAGATAATATAACGGGGATAAAGAGGATAAGGGGGACAAGGAAGACTTGGGAGACAAGGAAGACATGGAAGCGGGCAAGAATGTTAGATCTATTCTCTCTGCTTCTAGCTCTTGACTTCTTTCCCTAGCCACTAGCCACCAGCCACTAGCCACTTCCCCGACTCCCGCTAATAAGCTCTAGCAAAAATGACTCGTCGATCTGTTTGCCTACCCGTATAAAAACATTTCCCCGTACCTTGTTGTAGGTCGAAAGGAATGCAGCGTCCCGTGGCTTTGGTTTCTTCTTTGATTT harbors:
- a CDS encoding ParA family protein, whose amino-acid sequence is MTYTIATANMKGGVGKTTLSVNLATALAKEHGKRVLIFDLDTQISATLSLMAPTEFANYRKRKRTLKNFINQIIQPNPPAKIPIQDAIHRSVCNINNLDLLPGDIELYDEYMVAEMLHEKAFEVDRLDFEVVWNRFERTLLRQILQPIMSDYDCIIFDCAPGYNLMTRSALAASDFYILPAKPEPLSIVGIQLLERRIAELKKSHEAEAVMGIQLIGIVFTMAGNLFTGRYQRQVVQRINQDFTPDKIFNTQIPMDVNVAKAVDSFMPVVLSNPHSAGAKAFSQLTQEFVQKLNVAQERKTQPMNPSFATV
- the bioF gene encoding 8-amino-7-oxononanoate synthase, whose product is MSNDPYAWIEQSLATIHKANWYRVVQTIDSRPGATIQMEGRSLLNFASNDYLGLAGDERLIQAAITATQIYGAGSTGSRLLSGHRELHRELERAIAILKQTDDALVFSSGYLANLGTIAALVDKRDLILSDQYNHSCLKNGALLSGATIIEYPHGDILFLKTQLEQRDRYRRCLIMTDSVFSMDGDLCPLPELIDLAAQFNCMLLIDEAHATGVFGETGAGCVEHFNLTGSPLIQVGTLSKALGSLGGYVAGSAALIDFLRNRAASWIYTTALSPADTAAAIAAISIVREEPDRRQKLWQNINYLKQLLTQELPQLKLLPSESPILCLQLADAATALKFGSDLKELGIFAPAIRPPTVPTSRIRFSIMATHELSQIEQLVEILCQLNSQVHFKI
- a CDS encoding GNAT family N-acetyltransferase; the encoded protein is MEIKIDDLSGSEIAEFLKDHIREMKSVSPPESKHALDLAGLRKPEITFWTVWDDSRLIGCGAMKELDASHAEIKSMRTATAYRGKGIASMLLQHILNEAKLRGYRRISLETGSMPFFQPARNLYEKYGFKNCAPFATYKEDPNSIFMAKDL
- a CDS encoding Tex family protein: MVNIPQLLAQELTLKPFQVQSALELMAEGATIPFIARYRKERTGEMNETQLRELADRHAYLTELEERKAAILSAIASQGKLTEELRAKITACLQKTELEDLYLPYRPKRRTRATAAREKGLEPLADWIKSLNVKNAPIVPLETEAAKYISEETGVKSNEEALKGAADILAEEIAEKAELRAYIREYLLNEGLFVSRVKDDYPEGTTKFEMYRNYQIRVEDIAPHNLLALYRGEAEGILNFDLSFDEGVVLSYLESQEIRTKNPSLRKFYHDLLKDGWTRLMKESLISAVRAEKKSFADVESIKTFEANLRDLLLSSPAGMRPTLAIDPGFRTGCKVAVLSQTGQFLAYQAIFPHQSAAARSQAAQTVKQLLEKHQIELIAIGNGTAGRETDEFISEVLQTVERKPIKVMVNESGASIYSASQVAIAEFPDLDVTVRGAISIGRRLQDPLAELVKIDPKSIGVGQYQHDVDQKLLKQKLEEIVESCVNYVGVDLNTASQELLGYVSGITPTIANNIVAYRDTNGVFKNRRQLLKVAKLGPKAFEQAAGFLRIRGGENPLDNTAVHPESYKIVEAIAKDLNVSLTQISQVASKLKGTNLKKYVTETVGEPTLRDMIGELEKPGRDPRAEFKYATFREDIKEISDLKSGMELEGIVTNVANFGAFVDIGVHQDGLVHISQLADRFVDDPKKIVKVGQIVKVRVLEIDVQRKRIGLSMKLNK
- a CDS encoding exopolyphosphatase — translated: MLLKTQQYRLVTRSDFDGLVCAVLLKSLNLIDEIKFVHPKDMQDGKIEITNHDITTNLPYVEGAYLAFDHHFSETLRNRDRSSTHIIDPNAPSAARVVYDYFGGAEKFPHISQEMMTAVDRADSAQFTLEEVLQPQGWVLLNFLMDARTGLGRFRDFRISNYELMMNSIDACKSSTIDEILNLPDVKERVDIYREHEAKFKAQIKKCAIVRDKTVVLDLRQEEIIYAGNRFMIYALYPECTVSIHVMWGLKQQNTVFAVGKSIFDRSSQVNIGELMLKYGGGGHANAGTCQVAHEAVDETLREIISQINADG
- a CDS encoding putative PEP-binding protein, whose amino-acid sequence is MNTLYLLEQISAAERLQIGEKAFHLGRIAINGYPVVPSCVVPAQTLWKFLTQLNSSDPLIADLPESSLRINVDDSHQLQKVAQRLQQEILAAPLPEEYWRSLLEATQSWQASALIFRPSLILKTAAIQNLNFSGLLEAQICCPEPEAIALALKQTWSQLFRARSLLYWQRHGIEWRDIHLAVLVQPLQNAIASGILTCNPSEIEISATWGLGIAIARGEVSPDLHFVSTATNQVRSRQLGNKILAYGVGNIPFIPDLTLCTTSLLPSSVTPCLQTYLLSEAQQQQYSLSDEFLQQLIQLTQQLKTDLGATFYLEWTLAQTAIDAEPQLYLTHANTYRVRGIEASSQQLKENSELRSRSIASLSIPNPEFMPGIAAARGEVIAPAYAIAKSEPRPVTIPAGSILVAPAIAPDWLPLLQQAAGIVTEQGGLTSHSAILARELGIPAVVSVARATALIQTGELLELNGDRGEVWRRGDKGDKGDKGEVKSQNSKFKISRLPTPDSQLPTIATQLMLNLSQPSVIAQVKDLPADGVGLLRSELMMLNVLEGQHPRVWLQQGRQAELLDLWHSQIRQFVNAFAPRPVFYRSLDWRSPEFQSLNLDGLDASAGNSRNSILGQRGTLSYLKDPQVFDLELAALAAVQQSGQTNLHLMLPFVRSVEEFSFCRQRVEQAGLTHVPQFQLWIVAEVPSVLFLLPQYVKAGVQGVSIGTNDLTQLLLGVDRDRGELAANLNERHPAVLQAIAQIIQMAQQANIPCSICGQAPVLYPEIIDSLIQSGITSISVEPNAVEQTYRAIARAEQRLLLAAARKII